From the genome of Candidatus Polarisedimenticolia bacterium, one region includes:
- a CDS encoding S8 family serine peptidase, with amino-acid sequence MKPRSWIVSAAVLASLLAPGAALPENGPRRVVGDEVLRDLASTGEARVLISLRPEAGRPAAPAAAEPRRRVEELMASLPPGSFREARTLGLVPVAAARITEQALSRLREDPRVSRIDADGRIFGAQSAPLAQVGADRVQALGFAGQGIVVAVLDSGTDPLGNVDLRASLDAEECFCSNGGGCCPDGSSRQSGAGSAASVTSHGPGVLGIITSDGVAAPLGVAPATHVVAVRVLDDGLVGTFADVLEALDWVLENRPDVRLVNLSLAAGPFDADCDHVGAFNEGVAGLSQILRARGGLMIAASGNHFSATRMGSPACVSSVVSVGAVSASDLVMSFSDASASLDLLAPGDRIATTGSFGGIATLTGTSAAAPFVTGAAALLLSATPDLSASELESRLESRGAPVFDPRNGRIYPRLDAYRALQVAAEVSVHPSILSARSRGRGIALVAEPHPPFLASDLDPDSFTVSIDGGPRLPVSASAELGDADADGVPDLTLHADRRLLLSQIPAGGAAALVLEGEFSGGPGCRGRTTIRIRPAGRGSTAFEPKP; translated from the coding sequence ATGAAGCCCCGCTCCTGGATCGTCTCCGCGGCAGTCCTGGCGTCCCTGCTGGCCCCGGGGGCGGCTTTGCCCGAAAACGGGCCACGCCGCGTCGTCGGCGATGAGGTCCTTCGGGACCTGGCTTCGACGGGAGAAGCCCGGGTCCTGATTTCCCTCCGCCCGGAGGCGGGGCGGCCCGCGGCTCCCGCGGCGGCGGAGCCTCGGCGCCGCGTCGAGGAGCTGATGGCGTCGCTTCCGCCAGGATCCTTTCGGGAGGCCCGGACTCTCGGTTTGGTGCCGGTGGCCGCCGCGCGGATCACCGAGCAGGCCCTGAGCCGACTGCGGGAGGATCCTCGCGTGTCCCGCATCGACGCGGACGGAAGAATCTTCGGCGCGCAGAGCGCCCCGCTTGCCCAGGTGGGGGCCGATCGCGTGCAGGCCCTCGGATTCGCCGGCCAGGGGATCGTCGTGGCGGTGCTCGATTCCGGAACGGATCCGCTGGGGAACGTGGATCTGAGAGCGAGCCTGGACGCCGAAGAGTGCTTTTGCTCCAACGGAGGGGGATGCTGCCCCGATGGCTCTTCGAGGCAATCGGGCGCCGGATCGGCGGCGAGCGTCACCTCGCACGGTCCCGGAGTGCTCGGGATCATCACCTCCGACGGCGTCGCGGCGCCTCTCGGGGTGGCACCGGCCACCCACGTCGTCGCCGTCCGGGTCCTGGATGACGGTCTGGTCGGCACGTTTGCAGACGTCCTCGAAGCCCTCGACTGGGTCCTGGAGAACCGCCCCGACGTCCGTCTCGTCAACCTCAGTCTCGCCGCCGGCCCGTTCGACGCCGACTGCGATCACGTTGGCGCTTTCAATGAAGGCGTGGCCGGCCTCTCGCAGATCCTCCGGGCGCGGGGCGGGCTCATGATCGCCGCCTCGGGAAATCATTTCAGCGCGACCCGGATGGGCTCGCCCGCCTGCGTCTCGTCGGTGGTCAGCGTGGGCGCCGTGAGCGCGTCGGACCTCGTCATGAGCTTCAGCGATGCCTCGGCATCGCTGGACCTCCTGGCTCCCGGGGATCGGATCGCGACAACCGGCTCCTTTGGTGGAATCGCTACCCTGACGGGGACCTCGGCGGCGGCCCCTTTTGTCACCGGAGCCGCCGCGCTGTTGCTCTCGGCGACGCCCGACCTTTCGGCGTCGGAGCTCGAGTCACGCCTCGAAAGCCGCGGAGCTCCCGTCTTCGATCCGCGCAATGGACGGATCTACCCTCGGCTCGACGCTTACCGAGCTCTCCAGGTCGCCGCGGAGGTTTCCGTCCACCCCTCGATCCTCTCGGCGAGGAGCCGGGGTAGGGGAATTGCGCTGGTCGCCGAGCCCCACCCGCCTTTTCTCGCCTCCGATCTCGATCCTGACTCCTTCACGGTGTCGATAGACGGGGGGCCGCGCCTGCCGGTGAGCGCCAGCGCGGAGCTGGGCGATGCCGATGCGGATGGAGTCCCCGACCTGACGCTGCACGCCGACCGCCGCCTGCTGCTCTCGCAGATCCCGGCCGGGGGAGCGGCCGCGCTCGTACTGGAAGGGGAGTTCTCCGGCGGGCCCGGGTGCCGGGGCAGGACGACGATCCGCATTCGGCCGGCCGGCCGGGGCTCAACCGCCTTCGAACCGAAGCCCTGA
- a CDS encoding NAD(P)/FAD-dependent oxidoreductase, with product MKPDPSRIPASTEVLVAGGGPAGSVVAAMLARGGRNVLLVEPRAEDEGKVCGEFLSAEGVPVLERLGLAGRLREAGALPIRRARVAVPGERSFEATLPAPGGATGFSLSRRRLDAVLASAAESAGARLVRGVRLRGLSELASGGRTAVVEGPGFSRTVRASLIVGADGRNSTVAAAARMKSLRSAPRLGIQVHFGRGEAAPDRVDLLLLEAGYAGLAPVEGDRWCLGALLDPAALRGADPVSLLLSRCAPHPIIGELLSRRRPILERCAAFPVRIGMRRASAPGILLAGDAACMVDPFSGQGLALALLGGEAAARAAQAMLAPERAAVARRRYERRIRRLAGSRLAFCAPLRWLVARPPFFRRFVGLLGAHPRAARAVVRLTRGLPAAALPESSGLRFEGG from the coding sequence TTGAAGCCGGACCCCTCCCGGATTCCGGCTTCGACGGAGGTGCTGGTGGCGGGCGGCGGGCCGGCCGGCTCGGTCGTCGCGGCGATGCTTGCTCGCGGGGGACGGAACGTGTTGCTGGTCGAGCCCCGGGCGGAAGACGAGGGAAAAGTCTGCGGCGAGTTCCTGAGCGCCGAAGGAGTTCCCGTACTGGAGAGGCTCGGCCTCGCAGGGCGGCTGCGGGAGGCCGGGGCGCTGCCGATCCGGCGAGCCCGCGTCGCGGTCCCCGGAGAGCGCTCTTTCGAGGCGACCCTTCCGGCTCCGGGAGGCGCGACCGGCTTCTCCTTGAGCCGCCGCCGGCTGGATGCCGTTCTGGCGTCGGCCGCCGAATCGGCCGGCGCGCGGCTCGTCCGGGGGGTCCGTCTCAGGGGCCTCTCGGAGCTCGCCTCCGGCGGTCGGACGGCGGTCGTCGAGGGACCGGGGTTTTCCCGCACCGTGCGCGCTTCGCTCATCGTGGGGGCCGACGGAAGGAATTCGACGGTGGCTGCCGCCGCGCGAATGAAATCGCTGCGGTCTGCTCCACGGCTCGGGATCCAGGTTCATTTCGGCCGTGGCGAGGCGGCCCCCGATCGCGTCGATCTCCTGCTGCTGGAGGCCGGTTACGCGGGCCTGGCGCCCGTCGAGGGAGATCGATGGTGCCTCGGCGCGTTGCTCGATCCCGCCGCCCTGCGCGGCGCCGATCCGGTGAGCCTGCTCCTGAGCCGCTGCGCGCCTCATCCGATCATCGGCGAGCTCCTGAGCCGCCGGCGCCCGATTCTGGAGCGGTGTGCCGCCTTCCCCGTCCGGATCGGCATGAGAAGGGCCTCGGCCCCCGGGATTCTGCTGGCGGGAGACGCCGCCTGCATGGTCGATCCCTTTTCGGGCCAGGGGCTCGCCTTGGCGCTTCTCGGCGGCGAGGCGGCGGCTCGGGCGGCGCAGGCGATGCTCGCGCCGGAAAGGGCGGCGGTGGCGAGGCGACGTTACGAGAGGCGGATCAGGCGGCTGGCCGGCTCGCGCCTGGCGTTTTGCGCCCCTTTGCGATGGCTGGTCGCGCGGCCCCCCTTCTTCCGCCGCTTCGTCGGTCTGCTCGGCGCGCATCCGCGGGCCGCCCGGGCAGTGGTCCGTCTGACCCGGGGGCTGCCGGCGGCCGCGCTCCCCGAATCCTCAGGGCTTCGGTTCGAAGGCGGTTGA
- a CDS encoding methyltransferase domain-containing protein has product MLGPPKRSSRRELLDLPHPPPEDLRESLRDLQSVNRRWGGLRPVLSRLRRRLRDWPRGRILRALDVGTGGADLPRALASLCRHLGIPARIVALDRSPDVLNYARDQIEEDSTALVRGDALALPFLPGSFDFVFCTLLLHHITPPDAARFLASLSPLARVEVIVSDLRRGRWEYWCTRVFSRTFLRGKMSFHDAPLSVLRALTPAEALELIREAGWTRGRVQKVFPLRILLLDRGAP; this is encoded by the coding sequence ATGCTCGGGCCGCCCAAGCGATCCAGCCGCCGCGAGCTCCTGGACCTGCCGCATCCTCCCCCCGAGGATCTCCGGGAGAGCCTGCGCGACCTGCAGAGCGTCAACCGGCGGTGGGGCGGGCTGCGGCCGGTGCTCTCGCGCTTGCGCCGCCGGCTGCGGGACTGGCCACGCGGGCGCATCCTCCGGGCGCTCGACGTCGGCACGGGAGGCGCCGACTTGCCGCGGGCGCTCGCTTCCCTGTGCCGGCACCTCGGCATTCCGGCCCGCATCGTGGCGCTCGACCGCAGCCCCGACGTCTTGAATTACGCCCGGGACCAGATCGAAGAGGATTCCACCGCTCTCGTCCGGGGAGACGCGCTGGCGCTCCCGTTCCTTCCCGGCAGCTTTGATTTCGTGTTTTGCACCCTCCTCCTGCATCACATCACCCCGCCCGACGCGGCCCGCTTCCTGGCTTCCCTCTCGCCTCTCGCCCGCGTCGAGGTGATCGTCAGCGATCTCCGCCGCGGACGCTGGGAGTATTGGTGCACGCGCGTCTTCTCGAGGACCTTCCTGCGCGGCAAGATGTCCTTCCACGACGCTCCCCTTTCGGTCCTCCGGGCTCTGACCCCGGCGGAGGCGCTGGAGCTGATCCGCGAAGCCGGCTGGACCCGAGGCCGCGTGCAGAAGGTCTTCCCTCTGAGGATCCTGTTGCTGGACCGGGGTGCGCCTTGA
- a CDS encoding beta-ketoacyl-[acyl-carrier-protein] synthase family protein, giving the protein MLTEDARLYSAARLPRRVVVTGIGAISPNGIGRESFWRSTLSGESGIRRIASFDPAGLDSQIAGEVTGFAEEDFVPPKERRHTPRIVPLALAAAREALDDAKLLDERGKIAEPRSLGVLIGCGGGALEFAERQYEHYFKDEIRKASVYSIPSSTTGTVGSEISIAFGIRGRSHVVSDGCTSSSDALGYALETIRWGGIDRLLSGGVDSTISRGIMTGFCMMKVLSAQNRHPARASRPFDRDRDGFVLGEGAWMLVMEEREGARRRGAKIYGEILGYGATCDAYHRVRLEDDGVEPARAMTLALEHAGRLPAEVQYVSLHGTSTRLNDVVETRAIRKCFGDAADRIPMSALKSIIGHPQGACGAAAVAATLLGMRDGVFHPTLNLDAPDPECDLDYIPHRARALRVDLALCNCIGFGSKNAALVLCPHRE; this is encoded by the coding sequence GTGCTGACGGAAGACGCGCGACTTTACTCCGCCGCAAGGCTTCCACGCCGGGTCGTCGTGACCGGCATCGGCGCGATCTCTCCGAACGGGATCGGCCGTGAGTCTTTCTGGAGATCGACCCTCTCCGGTGAGAGCGGAATCCGGCGAATCGCTTCCTTCGATCCCGCGGGGCTCGATTCCCAGATCGCCGGCGAGGTGACGGGATTCGCCGAAGAGGATTTCGTCCCGCCCAAGGAGCGCCGGCACACTCCGCGGATTGTCCCGCTGGCCCTCGCCGCCGCGCGCGAGGCGCTCGATGACGCCAAGCTGCTCGACGAGCGGGGAAAGATCGCCGAGCCCCGCTCGCTGGGGGTCCTCATCGGCTGCGGCGGCGGGGCGCTCGAATTCGCGGAACGGCAGTACGAGCATTACTTCAAAGACGAGATCCGCAAGGCGAGCGTCTACTCCATCCCGAGCTCCACGACGGGCACCGTCGGAAGCGAGATCTCGATCGCCTTCGGGATTCGCGGACGGAGCCACGTCGTGTCCGACGGCTGCACCAGCTCCAGCGACGCCTTGGGGTACGCTCTCGAGACGATTCGCTGGGGAGGCATCGATCGCCTCCTGAGCGGCGGGGTCGACTCGACCATCTCCCGCGGCATCATGACCGGCTTCTGCATGATGAAGGTGCTTTCCGCGCAGAACCGGCACCCTGCCCGGGCCTCCCGTCCCTTCGACCGGGATCGGGACGGCTTCGTTCTGGGAGAGGGCGCCTGGATGCTCGTGATGGAGGAGCGGGAAGGGGCGAGGCGCCGCGGGGCGAAGATCTACGGCGAGATCCTGGGCTACGGAGCGACGTGCGACGCCTACCATCGCGTCCGACTGGAGGACGATGGCGTCGAGCCGGCGCGCGCCATGACCCTCGCCCTGGAGCACGCGGGAAGGTTGCCGGCCGAAGTGCAATACGTGTCGCTGCACGGAACCTCGACGCGGCTCAACGACGTCGTGGAGACGCGCGCCATCCGGAAGTGCTTCGGAGACGCCGCGGACCGCATTCCGATGAGCGCCTTGAAATCGATCATCGGCCATCCCCAGGGCGCGTGCGGCGCGGCGGCCGTGGCCGCGACCCTCCTGGGGATGCGGGACGGAGTCTTTCATCCCACCCTCAACCTGGACGCTCCGGACCCGGAATGCGACCTCGACTACATTCCCCACCGGGCCCGCGCGCTGCGCGTCGATCTGGCCCTGTGCAACTGCATCGGCTTCGGATCGAAGAACGCCGCGCTGGTCCTTTGTCCGCACCGGGAGTGA
- a CDS encoding CBS domain-containing protein, translating into MAILARDIMTRSIDTATASMPIDDLCEIFQTKNIKGVPVVDSGGRLKGIVTESDVVFGGLGRGGSGASSPAEGRLPGPGPTTVGEIMTEPAISAEEETPVEKIAEIMWRMRIHRIPICRKGRLTGIISTLDICQAVAEGRLSPSAAAPKARKRTRR; encoded by the coding sequence ATGGCCATTCTCGCCCGGGACATCATGACGCGGAGCATCGACACGGCGACCGCCTCGATGCCCATCGACGATCTTTGCGAGATCTTCCAGACCAAGAACATCAAAGGCGTCCCGGTAGTGGACTCCGGAGGGCGCCTAAAGGGAATCGTGACGGAAAGCGACGTCGTCTTCGGGGGTCTGGGCCGCGGCGGAAGCGGCGCATCCTCCCCGGCGGAAGGGCGGCTTCCCGGACCGGGACCGACCACGGTCGGAGAGATCATGACGGAGCCGGCGATCAGCGCCGAGGAAGAGACACCCGTGGAGAAGATCGCCGAGATCATGTGGAGAATGCGCATCCATCGGATTCCGATCTGCCGGAAAGGCCGGCTCACCGGCATCATCAGCACCCTCGACATCTGCCAGGCCGTGGCGGAGGGCCGCCTCTCCCCGTCCGCCGCCGCCCCCAAGGCCCGAAAGCGCACCCGCCGCTGA